The Leptospiraceae bacterium genomic interval TTCTCCCACTCCTACGTGAATTGGGTCATAGGTAAAATAATAGTATCCCCCATTTTTATCTGTCAGTTCAATATGATGGGATTTATCCTTTTTAAAAAAGAGAATGGATTTTACAGTGAAACTTCCATCGGCAGTATGTAATTCCGGATTGACAATCTTTTTTGTTTCATCCACAAACATCAAATTTAACTCATTTTTCTTGGCATTCTTATCGTGAATAAGTTTAATTGTCTCGGAAAGTTTTTTGTCTAGGTTATAGCAATCTACTAGTTCAATGTTCTTGTATTGGATAACATCACTTAGCTTCACACGACAGAGTCTATGTGATTTTAAATTGAGCTTTATCTTAAAAGGTTTTCCCGTAAGATAATAAAACGGAAGTGGATTTCTTTCTTCCACACCAACTAAACAAAATGGAATCAAGAATCCAATTAAAAGTAATTTGTAAAATAGTTTATTCATTGATTACCTTCAGTGCTTTTGGATAAAACGGATCCTCTTCTTTTTCAGAAAGGTTTTGGAGAGAGCGCTTTACTGATTTTAAATTCTTTTTGTTTTTACAGTATAGATTTAGAATTTCATCTGATTCTTTCTGAATTCTGATTTTAGTTTGTAAGATAGAGCAGGCTTCCTTTTCTGAGCCTACAATAAAAAGAGTTTTAGCGGCTTCTAGCATTTCGCCTGCGAGAAATCCTTCTTCTTTTTTTGCATAAGTCGCGCTCATATGAAAGTAGCGGATACTTTGTCTATACTTCTTCTTATTTCGAAGGTAAGTTCCGTAGAAATAAAGAATATCGGATTTTTGTTCTTCTGTTAGGGAACTGATAGACGCAGCATCTTTTATTGCTTTCTCTACACTTGTTGCTGTTGTAGAAACTTTTGATGCTTTCATTATATAAGCCAGTTTTAAAACGGGGTTAATATCGGGTATCTCCGAAATCAAATAGGCTAATGTGTCCAAGTCGCCGGTATGGAATTTAATCGTGAAGATGTATTGTAAAAGATACGAACTTGGATAATAGTTGTATATACTGAGTAATTCTTTTCGTGAATTTTCATCTCTTCTAAGAGCAATTCCAATCATTTCTAAAAATGCTGACTCGTCTATTTTTAACTTCAAAGAAATATTTCGAACTAACTGGTCTGTTTTCTTTTGTCTTGCCTTATCAGGTGGATATTTTGAATTAAAGATAAAAATCTCTTCAAAACGATTGAATTTGATGTATAGAAAGAAAAGCCGATTGATCGTATTTCGCTCTATTTTTTTTGAAATATCTTTTTGTTCTAAAACTTTCTCGTAAAGATTTATCGCAAGCACAGGAGAAATTTTTTCTACTCTATACGCTTCATTGTAAATGCTTGTAGATTCTTTGGCAGCTAATTGAGTTAAACTAAGAGTAGCTGCTCCCAATAATATGAAGATTGATCTTGTCAGTTTTAAGTAAGATAAACCTCTCACAAAACTCAATTGTATTGCGGAAAATGCAAATATCCAAATGTTCGAGGTGACTGTATTTCGCATTACTACCTTATCTTTGGAACATAGTCGTGTGAGAGTCTGCAAGTCCCACTCGGTCTTCCCTCTTTTGTGAATAACTCGGAAACTCTGTCCGGGCACGCATCTGCGGCTAATAGTCCTGATTCTCTACACACAACTAAACGAGTTGCTTTCTTTGTAAAATTAAATTTTTCTTCTGGAACTATCTTTAAGTCTTTGATTTTTTTTCCGATTCTTGCCCAGAGTGGTGCTGCAAGTTCTGCACCCATTCCACTCTTACCCATGCCGTATGACGCATCATCATATCCGATCCAAATCGCCATTGAGAGATTCGGCTTTGTTCCAACAAACCAGGCATCTATATTATCGTTAGTAGTTCCTGTCTTTCCTGCGATTTCACCCGAGTAGCCGTATTTTCGAATCCCACTTGCATTCGCACTTCCTTTCATTAAACTAACCATTACCTCGGCAGTATCGGAAGCGATTACTCTTCGCTCTTCTGGAATTTTTAATTGGAACTCATCTCGATCTAGATGTTTGTAAATTTCTTTTCCTTCCTGATTTAGAACTCGTGAAATTAGATAAGGTCGTTTGATGATTCCATCATTGGAAAAATTTCCAAATACAGTTGCCATTTCTAAGGGAGAAATTTCTAGAGAGCCAAGAGTTACCGAAAGATCATTTCGATAGCGTTTGTTTTTTTCTGCCGGGTCGGGAAAGAAAAACGCAGAATAGTATTTTTCTAAATTAGCGAGTCCCATTCTTTCGCCAATCTGCACAGCAATTGTGTTCTTTGATTTAGCTAAGGCGTCGCGTAAATTCATTTCACCTTCGTAGGCAGAACCGAAATTATCCGGTGTCCATGTTCCCTTTCCATCAGGTGATGAAAACATGATAGGAGCGTCTAATAACACAGTAGCCGCATTGAATATTCCTGAGTCGATAGCCGATGCGTATAATACCGGTTTGATGGAACTTCCTGTTTGTCTTCTCATCTGGACAGCGCGGTTGAATTGATTCTTGGAGTTAAACTGTTCTCCACCGCCATGCATAAATAAAACAGCGCCTGTTGAAGGATCGAGTGCAATCACAGCAGCTTGCAATTCATCGGATACTTCTGTGTTATCCGGTGCAGTCTTAATTTTTACACGCTTGATTTTACCTTTTTCTTTTAGGTTGTTTAAATGAGCAGCCACTTCATCGGAAAGAATTTCTTGGATTTCCTGAACCAGCGTGGTTTCTACAGTGTAGCCGCCGATGTCATATATATTGATATTGGGATCTAATGATTTTAGAAACTCCCGTATATGCTCTGTTACAAAAGGAGCTTTATCATATCTACTTCCAAATACAGTCTGTGTAGAAGGCGTTTCTAGAGTCTCATAGAATTTATTTATCTTATTCTGAAATCTTTCACTGATAATGTTTCTACCTTCAAGGGTATTTACAATTACCCGTACACGGTTTTCCGAAAGCTCTCTATTTTTAAAAGGAGAATACCTGTTAGGCGCAGAAGCAAGCGAAGACAGTAGAATCATCTCCATCGTTTTTAATTTATCAGGAGTTTTGTTAAAATAATACTTGGCTCCGTTTTCAATTCCAAATGCACCATGACCAAGATATACTTGATTCAAATACGCTTCTAGAATTTGATCTTTGGAAAGTTTGGATTCAAGGGCTATGGCTACGAGTGCTTCTCTGAATTTACGACTGATACTTTTTCGTCGGTCTTTAATCAGAATACGGGCGAGTTGCTGGGTAATTGTAGATGCACCCTGAATATAGCGCATATGGATTATATTTTTATAAGTAGCACGCATTAAGGCAAAATAATCTATACCGCCATGCTTATAAAAATTTTGATCTTCTACTGAGAGGATAATCTTAATTAGCTTAGGTGGATAATCAGTTAGCTTTAAGTTCCCGTCTTCTTTTGAAAGATTTCAGAGACAAGGACTCCATTGCGATCTAGAATTTTACTTGGCTTATGACGATTTAACTCAACTAAGAGTCCATCTACTTCTCCCTTTACTTCATCGTAGCTATTCTTGATTGGAATAATAATGGAAATGCAGAGGAGTATAAATACTGCACTCGCTAAGAAAAAACGATATTTCTTAGCAAACTGAAAAAATGAATTGGATGTAAATTTTTCAGGCAAATGAAGCTTTTGCGCTAATTTATCAAACCATGTTTCCTGTCTTTTGAGTTTAGGAATTGTAAATTTATTGATTTCGATGAGCGGCTTACTGACAGCATCCCCTACGGATATGATTTGGGTGTCTTGCAAAAATATACTTTCGTATTTTTTGTATTCTTCTTCGGTTAAGCCTTGTTCTGCTTCTTTCTTTGCCTGTAATTGAGTTTCTACTTTTTCTTCAGGTTGAATTAACAGTCCCTCAGAAGAGTCCTCTTCTTCTACTTTAACCATGGTCTCATGCTTACATTTGTAACATGTAATCTTATAAGTTCCAGGTCTATTCGGAAGAGTAGAAAGCTTTGATTTACTATGGCAACTCTCGCAAAAAAAACTCCCGTCAGGCAGTATTCGCTCGTTAAATAGAGTTTTCACGCATACATTATCGACGTGATAGGAAAATTCCGTTAGAATATACATGGGGTAGAAAAGATTTTACCACCGATAGGGATTTGCGTGTTACCTGTCACCTCGAACCTCGCTTGGCGGTCGTGGCGATAGCCGGTGGACTTCGAGCGTTCGAGGTGACAGTAAAAGGCTTGTCTCTAGATTGCGCTTAGTAAAAATCTAACCAAGAGGATATATGGAATTTGTTAATAAAGTAAGGGGATTATATATTTCTGGAAGAGCGATTCGCACACTCGTTGAATTACTAGGTGAGTCGAAGCCAATTGGAGTTAAGATTATGAAATTTCATAAGATTACAGATGACCAGGCTCCGGAAAAATTCTTTATCAATCCAGATGAATGGTATGACTTAGATAGATTTCTTTTGGGAATGAAAGACATTCAAGAAAAAGTAGGCGAAGAAAAAATACGTCAGGTAGCCAATGCGACTATTTATCATGCACCACTTCCGAGCTTTGTTCAGGATATTGTTTCCTCACTCAGACATATGGATAGAGCCTATCAGCTTAATCTTTCCCGTGATGGAATTAAGACTATGCACGATGATGCCGTTGCAAGCGGTAAACACCTAGATGTCGCTGGAAGGATTCTTACTGAACGAATTCCTGGAATTAATAAAATCATTTGCACTAGCACAACTTGTTTTCCTACCTTTTATGAACTCGGCTTGATAGAAGGTTTTGCTCGAAAATTCCAATCGAACGCAGTGGTTACTCTCGATAAGACGAAACCCATGAAAAAATACAACGCTGACTCAAATACTTTCGTTGTGATCTGGTAGGAATTATATTTTAAAGAAGAAATTTCCTTCAATCTTTCTAACCATTTAGTTTTTTAATAAAATCTATAATTTTCTTTATAGAAAGAAGTTGAGAATTTGAAATATCTTTTAGAGTATATCTGATCTTTGATTTTTCGTTTCCGATTTGGATCGTGAGATCGTTAAAACTGATTCCTACCTTTTTCTTAGTTTCTTCGTCAATGTCTCGCTCTATCCCGAGAGGATTCAATGCTAAAAACTTTTGTAAAATTGCTATAGCTTTTTCCTTCGCAATGACCTCGTCTATGGACTTTTGGTCAGAAGGAACTCCATCAATATATTTTCCTTTGTACTGATAATTCAAATGCAAACTATTACCTTCATTCGTCAAGATAACATTCAAATTTGATTGATAGAGAGGAGACACAGGACCGGAAGATTCTTTCAATTCGATTTTGATAGGAATTAAATTTCCGTTTCCTTCAAATAACTTTTCAATATTGTTTTCGGTAAATTCCGACATATTATTTCCTTTTTGTGATTGATGTGATTATTAAATATTTGCAAGCCTAGGCTTACAAATATTTAATAAATTATTTTTTTGCTCCAATATTACTTTGGAACTAAAGCTGTAAAATCAGGATCGGATTCTGCCAAAACCTTTTTAGGTATATAGCAATAACCTTTATCGCCCCATTCTACACCCCAAGAGTTCTTCACAATAAAGTAATTTCCCTTGTATCCTACGATCAACATGGAGTGACCTCCGTGCTGTCCCTTCGGAGCTTCTGACTGACGGAAAATTCCGTCTCTTCCGATTTCCATGAAAGCATCTCCCGTATTCATTCCAAATTCTACAGGATAACCTTTGCTAAGGACTTTTTTTACATCGTCGATACCTATTGCAACAGGAGAGAGCTTAACTTTAAATTGTTTAGCATTCTCATCCATTTCGTCATCACTTGCTTCTGGTTCTTCTGCATCGTTTGGCCATAAACTCGCACTACAAATACCTATTTTTGCAATGGTTTGTGCTGGCTCTGAACCGCCTACTGTTCCATCAGATATGAAAGCATGTGAATAATCTTGGAAGTCTCCCTGGAATTCTTGGAATTTCATCATTGTATAACTGCAAGCCAACTCTTCGTGTTTTTTTCCTGCAATGATTCTGAGCATTTCATAACCATGAGTGGTTGCAAATGCTTTACAACGGGAAGTTTGACCTTGGTCACCCATAGGACTGCAATATTTGCGTAGATCAACACAATCTTTAGAATTTAGATTGTCCAATTCTTTAGGTAATTTGTCCGGTTTGCGCTTCTTGCCTCTTTTTTGAGGAGGGTCTACTACATAAATATCTTTCGTATTGAAATCGTTACCGTATGCTTGAACCAAAGCAGCAAGAGCTTGCGGAGTTAAAAATCCTTGTGGACTAACTTTGCCTTCTTTTTTAAAAAATTTTACCGAAGAGAAAGAGGATTCTGGGCTTGCAGAGGCAAGTTTCTGTTGGTATTCATTCGTTTCACTTTCGTCAACAATATCATATCCATCTTTTTGCATCCAGTCATTGAAAGATTCACCGAAATATTCGTTTTCACCAAATAATTTTTCACCGAATTCTTCATAGTCTTCATTGGTCCAATCCCCGGAGTCTTCATCAAACCAATCATTGTCAATGCCTTCATAGTCATCCCGAGTTTCAAAAACTTCTTCATCATTTAACTCAGATAACTCTTCGCCTTCTTCATCAGAATCATCGTCTTCTTTATCGGACTCGTCATCTTCTTCATCGGAATCATCGTCTTCTTTATCGGACTCGTTATCTTCTTCATCAGAATCATCGCCTTCTTTATCGGACTCGTCATCTTCTTTATCAGATTCCTCATCTTCTCCATCAGAATTTTCATCTTCTGTATCAGAATCATTTTCCTCGGATTCATCGTTGTCCGATTCTCCCTCTTCTGCATCATCAGAGTCATCTCCGGCATCATCAGAATCTTCATCATCTGTTCCAAAAAGTTGAAGATCTATTAAATATAATTCCTTATCTTCCATTAAATCGATGTCTTCCATTATTTCTCCTAATAGCCGAATTTACGAACCATGTGTATATTTCGGATTTGAATTTTCTTTCTATGGATTTCCAATTCACTTCTTATTTCTAATTCCCCCAAAATTCTAATAGTAAGAGGTATATTTTCTATGAGCGGCTAATTGACTGTAAACTGCCCAAGTTATTCTTAAACCGCGTAAAATTTTAAACAAATTAGCGTGTGCAATGTGGAAACCAACTATAATCGCCATAAGAAAAAAAGTGCTAGCTTTGTCTAGTAATTACTTTCCTGTCTGGTTTATAAGAATCGTTTTCAATACTGGGTATTTACAAAATTTTAAACCTTTAATAAATAAGTTCCATGATTGTTCTAGAAGGGATAATTCTGAATATTCAACAAGAAACAGTAAAATCCTAGGTTAGGTCACTTCAACTACCAGTTCATGTTGCAGTTCTTCTATCAGTTCATCTATACTCTTAAAACTCCATGACTATAGATAAACTGCAACATGAACCGCAAGATGAACTGCAACGAGGGGATAAGCGTAGTAAACCAAATCGAGAATTCGCCTTGAAATTGAGCTATCCCTGTCGAGGTCGAGTGAAAACATGACTTATGACATTTAAAAGCTTAAATATAATCGATCCAATCTGTAAAGCCTTAGAGCAAGAAGGATATACCACACCTACACCAATTCAAATTCAGTCAATTCCTGCAGCGTTAGAAGGAAAAGACATTCTCGGTTCCGCACAAACAGGAACAGGCAAGACTGCCGCTTTCGCAATACCAGTATTACAAAAATTACAAGCTCGTCCCAAGACAAATATCTATGGTGGAATCCAAGCTCTCGTATTAGCGCCTACTCGTGAGTTGGCGGTGCAAATTGGAGAAAGCTTTAAAGTCTACGGCAAATTTGCCTCACAAAAATACGCAGTGATTTATGGGGGAGTTTCCCAGAGAAACCAAGAAGCTGTCCTTAGAGGAAAGATTGATATAGTAGTAGCAACTCCCGGAAGACTTTTAGATTTAGTGAATCAAAAAATTGTGAAGCTTCATGGAGTCAATATGCTCGTATTAGATGAAGCAGATAAAATGCTAAGTATGGGTTTTATTGATGATGTGCGCAAAATCATTGGTAAACTCCCACCAAAACGTCAGACGCTATTCTATTCAGCTACGATGCCAAAAGAAATTCAAAGATTAGCGGATGAAATTCTAAAAGATCCACTTCGCATTGAAGTAGCAAGAGTTTCTTCTACCAATGAAAACATTGAGCAAGAACTTTTCCAAGTAGATAGAGGCAATAAAAATCAGCTTCTAATGCACTTATTAAAAGATGAAGCATTTTCTCGTGTATTGGTT includes:
- a CDS encoding transglycosylase domain-containing protein produces the protein MRYIQGASTITQQLARILIKDRRKSISRKFREALVAIALESKLSKDQILEAYLNQVYLGHGAFGIENGAKYYFNKTPDKLKTMEMILLSSLASAPNRYSPFKNRELSENRVRVIVNTLEGRNIISERFQNKINKFYETLETPSTQTVFGSRYDKAPFVTEHIREFLKSLDPNINIYDIGGYTVETTLVQEIQEILSDEVAAHLNNLKEKGKIKRVKIKTAPDNTEVSDELQAAVIALDPSTGAVLFMHGGGEQFNSKNQFNRAVQMRRQTGSSIKPVLYASAIDSGIFNAATVLLDAPIMFSSPDGKGTWTPDNFGSAYEGEMNLRDALAKSKNTIAVQIGERMGLANLEKYYSAFFFPDPAEKNKRYRNDLSVTLGSLEISPLEMATVFGNFSNDGIIKRPYLISRVLNQEGKEIYKHLDRDEFQLKIPEERRVIASDTAEVMVSLMKGSANASGIRKYGYSGEIAGKTGTTNDNIDAWFVGTKPNLSMAIWIGYDDASYGMGKSGMGAELAAPLWARIGKKIKDLKIVPEEKFNFTKKATRLVVCRESGLLAADACPDRVSELFTKEGRPSGTCRLSHDYVPKIR
- a CDS encoding C1 family peptidase; amino-acid sequence: MEDIDLMEDKELYLIDLQLFGTDDEDSDDAGDDSDDAEEGESDNDESEENDSDTEDENSDGEDEESDKEDDESDKEGDDSDEEDNESDKEDDDSDEEDDESDKEDDDSDEEGEELSELNDEEVFETRDDYEGIDNDWFDEDSGDWTNEDYEEFGEKLFGENEYFGESFNDWMQKDGYDIVDESETNEYQQKLASASPESSFSSVKFFKKEGKVSPQGFLTPQALAALVQAYGNDFNTKDIYVVDPPQKRGKKRKPDKLPKELDNLNSKDCVDLRKYCSPMGDQGQTSRCKAFATTHGYEMLRIIAGKKHEELACSYTMMKFQEFQGDFQDYSHAFISDGTVGGSEPAQTIAKIGICSASLWPNDAEEPEASDDEMDENAKQFKVKLSPVAIGIDDVKKVLSKGYPVEFGMNTGDAFMEIGRDGIFRQSEAPKGQHGGHSMLIVGYKGNYFIVKNSWGVEWGDKGYCYIPKKVLAESDPDFTALVPK
- a CDS encoding DEAD/DEAH box helicase, with translation MTFKSLNIIDPICKALEQEGYTTPTPIQIQSIPAALEGKDILGSAQTGTGKTAAFAIPVLQKLQARPKTNIYGGIQALVLAPTRELAVQIGESFKVYGKFASQKYAVIYGGVSQRNQEAVLRGKIDIVVATPGRLLDLVNQKIVKLHGVNMLVLDEADKMLSMGFIDDVRKIIGKLPPKRQTLFYSATMPKEIQRLADEILKDPLRIEVARVSSTNENIEQELFQVDRGNKNQLLMHLLKDEAFSRVLVFSRTKHTANKVVKELNRNSIQSDAIHGNKTQSARQKALDSFKSGKLRVLVATDIASRGIDVDEITHVINYELPNEPEAYVHRIGRTGRAGAIGKAISFCDKEERHYLKSIERLAKRTIQVNADHPFPFGSPVPKAEPGSNDRPPRDPRDRRGGGAGGDRRPRKSNASNSNGNSNGNGGHKKEGDQNKSRPSSSKPKGKQKDLAFSFKKKGNRSK